The DNA sequence ATGTATttgtgtaaaccacttaggtgtTAAGTAGgtggcaaatttaaaaaaataaataaatacacacatTATAGCAGTAAGCCTATATCCAGCATTCTAAAGAATGAGGTAGCTTATTAAATATTTCTGGTATGTTCTTGAATGCAGACACTTGGGCAGCCCAGAGGAACAGAACAGTGGGTATAGGCCACTGGAACCAATATATATCTCCAGGAGACTGAACAAATGAACTTAAAACATATAGGTTTCATTGGGTCAGTTTTATTACTCCATCCCTGATGGGACCAGTTCAGCTGTGCCTTTTATTTCAGGTAACAGACATCTTTAAACATTTTTTCCACTGATTCAGCTTTTGAAACAGAAAGTGCATTATATTTCATTGGGCCTGCAAAGATTTTTGTTTCTCCATTTATAAAGCgaaatattttatataaattaataaatgttaAGATGCTAATATGTTGCTGCTATtagattaaaaaaagaagacaatttacatattctataatattCATTATTGATACGAAAACATTTCAAATTTAATCCAACATCTAATTGGCTTTTATATTGACTTGCAAGTGGTTGTTAACAGTTCCCACATCTACTTCAAGGGACATATTACTGGAAATGGATTAAATTAAAACAActgtttcccccccaaaaaaaaaatattttaaaattaataataaataatgATTAAACGTGTGTGCAATCTGAAAACAAAAGAGGCAAGCAAAGCCGGGTTGTAATATTCCTTACCATTTGTGGGCTGCAATCAAATAGGCAAAAGAAAATACCCGGTGAGAAAAATCTAAAGAAAATCAGCTACAAGCTGAaggatctcagcattaatattctAGAAAGCATCAGAAGAAGAGTGAGGAAGGCGCACAATAAACAGTTTTTTTCCCTCAAAGGGAAGACCTTCACCTTCcccttctatttaaaaaaaaaatggtattttAGCTTTAAATATTCACAGTAAAGTAACTTCTTGTCATTGTGACTCACGATTTATTTACAAGAGCCCTCAACAGCTTGCTTGAGTCCAGTACTTGTTGGTGGACGGTGGGCCTCACAAATGAGGCTCCGTCTTCTTACAGGGTAGGCCCAGATCTTCGACAAAGTGGTCAACTATTTCCCCCTAAATGCAGCTTCCCAGAAGAGCGAGGAGCTCGAAAGTTCACGAATCTAGGAAAACATCCGAAGGAGGGAAATCAGGAAGAGCCCCTTATAGTTCTTTTTACTCTGCTGTTATTAGCGCACTTGTAGGAGAATCAGGAGTTAGAGCAATAGCTGAACGGGGCCTCATAAACAGGGGAGCCTGAGTTTTGTCTCTTGTAGTCCATAAGGGCGATTCCCCAGGGCAATGTTTAAAAGGTTCACTCGTGCCAGCATACTGTCAGGAGTCGCCTGGGCTTCCCCACTACAGTTAAGCGCagggctgaaaacccaccttcaCTTCAGTCCACCACTAGCTTTTACTACTGTACAAAGTGCAGGATCTGGGAGTCGAGGGTATTCCGGCCCTCCAGCTACTTAGTAGTCTCTCGTTCAGTTTTGTTTTTTCCTCCAGTAGATTGTACAgtttagaaaaatatatatacatctcAGATAATAACAGGGGTCCGCTCAGAATGGAGGCGTGAGGAATAGGGCCACAGAAgagcaaggtactagtgacctggattggccaccgtgagaacgggctactgggcttgatggaccattggtctgacccagtaaggctattcttatgttcctcagCTCCCCCACCCCCACGCCTCAGTTCTACCTCAGTCCTGCGTGACGGCCTGCTCTAAGAGGAGCTTTCGTTCTCTGACGTGTGCAGGTGTAGGCTACCACTGGACTTGTGTTTCTGTAGCAATTGAGTGATCTTCTCGTCATCAGAGTTGGGGTCTAGGGGTTTATTATAGTCGTCGTCCTCCTCCTCGTTCTCCGAGGCCCCCTTCAGTCTTTCGGTCTCCGAATCCTGTTTTTTCTTGGCTGTGGCCATTTCGGCCGCATGTTTTTTCCTCCACTTGGTTCTCCGATTCTGAAACCAAACCTgcataaacaataacaaattTGTTAATGCTGGTGGTGGTAGTAGTAGTGATAAAAccagaaattattattatgattattatttacTTTAACTTCATCGTACTGATCGTCCTAATTCCCATTGTGGTGGATAATTCTAATAGCTAGCCTAAAGACAGTCCTAAACTTATATAGAGAAATATAGCAGAAATATTATTAAAAGTATTTACAATAATTAAACACCTTTTTGTTCACCTTTTGCctttttttcctgttgcatatTTTCTTTATATTAAGTCTTTCAAAACCATCTGCATTTGTTTTTTTGACACATATCCCTCTCCCAGCCTTTTGTTTTCTAAATAATTTGTTTCAGGTCTTTCAGATTACTCCAGTTAATGGCTGGAAAATCATACAAAGAAAGAAATAGGCTCTATAATGAAATTGCCATTTTAAAAACATTGGAAGCTACTCCCCTGCAATACTCAGTGCGTAACATAAATGATGAATTCTGAGATTAAATCAGACGGT is a window from the Geotrypetes seraphini chromosome 1, aGeoSer1.1, whole genome shotgun sequence genome containing:
- the NKX6-1 gene encoding homeobox protein Nkx-6.1 isoform X2, with the translated sequence MLTDQGSVLLDKDGKRKHTRPTFSGQQIFALEKTFEQTKYLAGPERARLAYSLGMTESQVKVWFQNRRTKWRKKHAAEMATAKKKQDSETERLKGASENEEEDDDYNKPLDPNSDDEKITQLLQKHKSSGSLHLHTSENESSS